One Mycoplasmopsis caviae DNA segment encodes these proteins:
- a CDS encoding class I SAM-dependent methyltransferase: MFGSLTEKNIKDIIKKEQLTEIKNLIKYIEKNPKFMDVKSMYQLAQYANFLRLGQKPFYADDSLLNSIFKRLPNIRSKELTIVDPLCGVGIFLPLIIEKYGDKDKLSITFYDTDEDTIAIARALSKMIKLKITFGVSFQKADFLAKRTNEPIDLLISDLPNTRMSHPVLQKKTNFYKALHHCT; encoded by the coding sequence ATGTTTGGCTCATTAACAGAAAAAAATATTAAAGATATTATTAAAAAAGAACAACTTACTGAGATTAAAAACTTGATTAAATACATTGAAAAAAATCCTAAATTTATGGATGTTAAATCAATGTACCAACTAGCTCAATATGCTAACTTTTTACGACTTGGTCAAAAGCCTTTTTATGCTGATGATAGCTTATTAAATTCAATTTTTAAAAGACTTCCAAACATCAGAAGTAAAGAATTAACTATTGTTGATCCTTTATGTGGAGTTGGAATATTTTTACCTCTTATTATTGAAAAATACGGAGACAAAGACAAATTAAGTATTACTTTTTATGATACAGATGAAGACACAATAGCAATTGCTCGTGCATTGTCAAAAATGATTAAACTTAAGATTACTTTTGGTGTAAGTTTTCAAAAAGCAGACTTTTTAGCAAAAAGAACTAATGAGCCAATTGACTTATTAATTAGTGATTTACCAAACACAAGAATGTCTCATCCGGTTTTACAAAAGAAAACAAATTTTTACAAAGCCTTGCACCATTGTACCTAA